In Chryseobacterium scophthalmum, the genomic stretch ATAAATCGTTGTAAGAAATGTGTTGTGCTTCTTCTTTCGGATCATTCGGTTCCCAAATGATAGCAGTTTTTTCTCCTCTTACCGATAAATGTCTGTCGAGGCAGTTTTTGGTGATATTTAATTTAGCATCTTTAAACCAAGTGATTTTCGCTTCATTCATATCATATTTTACCACCTTGCTCCATCTTTGGTACCATACAAAATTCTGATCGGCAACTTTATCCCAGAATTTTTTCGGGTTTTTGATTGATTTTTTGTACTCTTCAAAGTAGTGCGGTAAATCTTCTATCACGTAATTTCTCATACTTTCTTTTTTTTAGAAATTATTTATTTTAAATTATTTTTTGTCTTTGTAAGTCTTGAATTTTTCTTGAATTTCATCAATGATGTTTTCATCATCGATCGTCGACGGAATTTGAAATTCTTTTCCATCAATAATTGTTCTGATGAGTTTTCTTAAAGTCTTTCCGGATCTTGTTTTTGGAAGTCTTTTTACGACCATCACGCTTTTTAAAAAAGCAACAGCGCCTATTTTTTCTCTAACTTTCAGAATAATTTCTTTTTCTACATTTTCTTCAGAAATTTCCGAACCATTTTTCAAAACGACGGTTGCAAAAGGAACTTGCCCACGCAGATCATCATCAATTCCTACAACTGCACATTCAGCAACATCTGGATGAGACGAAACAATTTCTTCCATTTCGGAAGTTGAAAGTCGGTGTCCTGCAACATTGATCACATCATCCACTCTTCCAGTAATGAAAACATAGCCGTCTTCATCTTTTATCGCGCCGTCTCCTGAGAAATAATAACCTTTATATTGTGATAAATAACTTTTTTCAAAACGTTCATAATCATTCCAAACCCCTAAAAGAGCGCCCGGAGGAAGTGGAAGTTTGATGACTAGATATCCTTCTTTGTGTTCGTCTAATTCGTAACCATTTTCATCAAAAATTTTAATATCATATCCTGGAATCGGCTTTCCTGCAGCTGCTCTTTTAATTTTATAATTATCATTAAAAGTCATTAAACCCAACATTGGTGAACCAGATTCTGTTTGCCACCAATGATCAATTGCGGGAACTCGGATGTGTTCTGCAAACCAATCTAAAGTTGCAACGTCACACCTTTCACCCGCCAAAAACTGTTTTTTGAAATGGCTTAAATCATATTTTTTAACCAATTCGCCATTCGGGTCTTCTTTTTTAATCGCTCTAATTGCAGTTGGAGCCGTAAACATTGCCGAAACTTTATGTTCCGAAATAATTCTCCAAAAAGTTCCTGCATCGGGAGTCATAATTGGTTTTCCTTCAAAAATAATCGTTGTATTTCTGTTGATTAAAGGAGCGTAAACTGTGTAACTGTGACCAACTGCCCAACCGAAATCGGATGCAGCCCAAAAAGTTTCGCCTTGCTCAATTCCATAAATATATTTCATAGAAAACTTCAACGCGGTAGCGTAACCTCCGGTATCTCTGGTGATCCCTTTTGGTTTTCCAGTGGTTCCTGAAGTATATAATAAATACAAAGGATGATTGGATTCTACAGAAACACAATCTGCAGGATCTGAT encodes the following:
- a CDS encoding AMP-binding protein — translated: MNTDNLFKQSIENKEQFWKEQAQEISWFEFPKTIISKDKNDYTQWFEDGRLNMSYLCIDKHIEDGFGEEIAIIYDSPVTGQKKKYTFNQAKEEVSKLAGGLASLGLKKSDTAVIYMPMIPQTLFAMLACARIGVIHNVVFGGFAPHELVVRIDDCKPKALITATAGIEIAKRIPYLPLVEKAIELAKDKVDNIIVFNRKLTDNKDEMFEGIIDYEELVSASDPADCVSVESNHPLYLLYTSGTTGKPKGITRDTGGYATALKFSMKYIYGIEQGETFWAASDFGWAVGHSYTVYAPLINRNTTIIFEGKPIMTPDAGTFWRIISEHKVSAMFTAPTAIRAIKKEDPNGELVKKYDLSHFKKQFLAGERCDVATLDWFAEHIRVPAIDHWWQTESGSPMLGLMTFNDNYKIKRAAAGKPIPGYDIKIFDENGYELDEHKEGYLVIKLPLPPGALLGVWNDYERFEKSYLSQYKGYYFSGDGAIKDEDGYVFITGRVDDVINVAGHRLSTSEMEEIVSSHPDVAECAVVGIDDDLRGQVPFATVVLKNGSEISEENVEKEIILKVREKIGAVAFLKSVMVVKRLPKTRSGKTLRKLIRTIIDGKEFQIPSTIDDENIIDEIQEKFKTYKDKK